From Sphingobacterium bambusae:
TAAGAAGATAGGGCATCCGGTCGCTCCAAAATGTAGATATCAAAGATAGCCAAGTCTATCCAATCAAAATACAGAGCCTTCGAGCCGTCTTCCATCAATAGATCTAACTGTGTGCGCGTCCAATCCAAAACAGGCATAAAGTTATAACATACCGTCTTTATACCACAGTCCGCCAAATTCTGTAGCGTTTGCCGGTAGTTCTCCAAGTAATGATCCACCTGTGCTGAACGCGTCTTTATAGCTTCGTGCACCGTCACGCTCTCCACCACGCTCCATACCAGTCCCGCCTCTTCAATAATATTTTTACGTTCCAAGATATCGGTTACCGGCCATACTTCACCATGCGGAATATGATGTAGCGCCGTCACGATAGCTGTCGCTCCGGCTTGCTTCACATCTGCCAATGATACCGGATCATTTGGGCCATACCATCGCCACGCTTGTTCTAAAAATCTATTTTCCATTGTTAATCACTTATTTATTATACACCAGACCAGCTGTTGAAACCGCCATCTACAAAAATAGTCTCTCCCGTCACAAAGGCTGCAGCATCACTTAACAGGTAGACCAAAGTACCCTCTAGTTCGGATGGGTCTCCCAAACGAGAAAACGGTGTTCCTTCTACAAATTTGTTGGCACGATCGGTATAACTACCGTCGGCGTTAGTTAGCAACGTTCTGTTCTGCTCTGTTAAGAAGACTCCAGGCGCAATAGCATTGACGCGAATCTTGTTGGAATAACGTAAAGCCAACTCGGAGGCCATCCATTTTGTAAAACCATCGATTCCGTGCTTTGCGACGGTATAACCTAATACTCGCGTGATCGGGCGGCTTGCGGCCAACGAAGATATATTAATAATTGATCCGACGCCCTTTGCGGCCATCACCTCGCCGAATACCATCGTCGGAATAATCGTACCGTAGAGATTTAATTCTATGGCCTTTAGCGTATGACCGATCTTGTTGTCAAAAATACTCTCTTCGGGGCCTATTGTTGCTCCGGCAATATTACCTCCGGCAGCATTTACCAAGCCATCGATGGTTCCCCATTTCTCCAATATACGATCTTTCGCTGACCGCATAGAATCTTCGTCTAACACATCGGCTACGACCGCGAAAGCATCACCGCCCAAGGTCTGCACCAAGCGAACGCGTTCGTTTGCCCGCTCTTCATTTCTGCCGATAATAC
This genomic window contains:
- a CDS encoding SDR family oxidoreductase; protein product: MNILDRFSLKGKVVVVTGGTGILGKAFVKALAEAGAKICIIGRNEERANERVRLVQTLGGDAFAVVADVLDEDSMRSAKDRILEKWGTIDGLVNAAGGNIAGATIGPEESIFDNKIGHTLKAIELNLYGTIIPTMVFGEVMAAKGVGSIINISSLAASRPITRVLGYTVAKHGIDGFTKWMASELALRYSNKIRVNAIAPGVFLTEQNRTLLTNADGSYTDRANKFVEGTPFSRLGDPSELEGTLVYLLSDAAAFVTGETIFVDGGFNSWSGV